Proteins encoded by one window of Metamycoplasma subdolum:
- the rplX gene encoding 50S ribosomal protein L24 — protein MAKSKIKKNDIVLIISGKSKGKFAAVLATDSKNQTVTLKDINKKTKHHKPSQENQEGKIEKKEYPVHVSNVQFLLKKGAQNQKSVGTKIGWKIDNKTGKKIRVMRKVNKPVAE, from the coding sequence ATGGCTAAATCAAAGATCAAGAAAAACGATATAGTTTTAATTATCTCAGGTAAATCAAAAGGTAAATTTGCAGCAGTACTTGCAACTGATTCAAAGAATCAAACAGTTACTTTAAAAGACATTAACAAGAAAACCAAACACCACAAACCAAGTCAAGAAAACCAAGAAGGTAAAATTGAGAAAAAAGAATATCCAGTTCATGTTTCAAACGTTCAATTTCTACTTAAAAAAGGTGCCCAAAATCAAAAATCAGTTGGCACAAAAATTGGCTGAAAAATTGACAACAAAACCGGCAAAAAAATTAGAGTTATGCGTAAGGTAAACAAACCAGTAGCAGAATAG
- the rplN gene encoding 50S ribosomal protein L14, with translation MLREFSRCNVADNSGAKEVMIIKNLGGSIVRSTNIGDIVVVTVKKAIPNGVVKEGQLSKAVIVRTKRGLARDNGSYIRFDDNAVVLIKEDGTLKGTRVFGPVARELRDKGYLKIISLAAEVL, from the coding sequence ATGCTTAGAGAATTTTCAAGATGTAATGTTGCTGATAATTCAGGAGCAAAAGAAGTAATGATTATTAAAAACCTAGGTGGATCAATTGTTCGTTCTACTAACATTGGTGACATTGTAGTTGTTACTGTTAAAAAAGCAATTCCAAATGGTGTTGTAAAAGAAGGACAACTTTCAAAAGCAGTTATTGTAAGAACTAAAAGAGGTCTTGCTAGAGATAATGGTTCATACATTCGTTTTGATGATAATGCTGTTGTATTAATTAAAGAAGATGGCACATTAAAAGGAACTCGTGTATTCGGGCCAGTAGCTCGTGAACTTCGTGATAAAGGTTATTTAAAAATAATTTCACTTGCAGCGGAGGTTTTATAA